A single region of the Changchengzhania lutea genome encodes:
- a CDS encoding DUF4290 domain-containing protein, with product MIDNLEYNTEREHLIIPEYGRHMQKMINYAKTKESKEERNKLAKAIISIMGNMQPHLRDVPDFQHKLWDQLFIMANFELDVDSPYPKPTKELLEERPEPLKYPQNFPKYRFYGNNIKTMIDVANTWEDGELKEALVYTIANHMKKCFLNWNKDTVEDIVIYNHLYELSNGSLDLRNSEEELSDSSNLLRTKTKYSSSSSKKGGHHKKSSSNRQRKRY from the coding sequence ATGCAAAAAATGATTAATTACGCTAAAACAAAAGAATCCAAAGAAGAGCGTAATAAATTAGCCAAGGCCATTATCTCGATAATGGGTAATATGCAACCGCATTTAAGAGATGTTCCAGATTTTCAGCACAAGCTTTGGGATCAGTTGTTTATTATGGCCAATTTTGAATTGGATGTAGATTCGCCGTATCCCAAACCTACTAAAGAGCTTTTAGAAGAACGACCGGAACCTTTAAAATATCCACAGAATTTTCCAAAATATAGATTCTACGGAAACAATATCAAAACCATGATTGATGTTGCTAATACTTGGGAAGACGGCGAACTTAAGGAAGCTTTAGTTTATACGATCGCAAACCACATGAAGAAGTGTTTCTTAAATTGGAACAAGGATACTGTGGAGGATATTGTAATCTATAATCACTTATATGAATTATCGAATGGCTCTTTAGATTTACGAAATTCTGAAGAAGAACTTTCCGATTCAAGCAACTTATTGCGCACAAAAACCAAATACAGTTCAAGCAGCTCTAAAAAAGGAGGCCATCATAAAAAGTCTTCGAGTAACCGACAAAGAAAACGCTACTAA